CCAATAACATCGGGGGGAAAACGATCTGCGTTTTGTCCGATGCGGCCGCCATGCCGGCGCAAAGTTTTATTAAAAAATTCCGGCATGAGTTTGAGGAGCATATCAAGACGGGGCATTGCCGATTCCGCGATAACAAGTGGACGGCGGCGCTGGAAGGCGTTCACTGAGGAAGATTATGGGTTCTGTAACAATTGAAATCGACGGCCGCCAAGTCACCGTCGAGGAAGGCCTGAACGTCATTCAGGCCGCCCAATTCCTTGACATCCAGATTCCCCATTTCTGCTACCATGAGGGCCTCGGCGTCGACGGCAATTGCCGCATGTGCCTAGTGGAAGTCGAAGGCATGCCCAAACTACAGCCCGCGTGCAATTTATTTGTTAAAGAAGGCCTGAAGGTCCGCACGCGAACGCCCCAGGTGATGGAACACCGCCGTCTGGTTTTAGAATGCCTCTTTCTGAATCATCCCATCGACTGCTCTATTTGCGATCAATCGGGCGAATGCTATCTTCAAGATTACTACCTCGACCACGGAAACTATCGGAGCCGATACGATTTACCAAAACGACTCAAGAGAAAACGGGTGGATGCCGGGCCCCACGTCATTCTTGACGCAGAGCGCTGCGTCCTCTGCGCGCGTTGCGTCCGGTTTTGCGACAATATTACAAAAACCGGCGAACTGCGGATTGTCAACCGGGGGGATCGTTCGGAAATAACACTCTTTCCGGGAAAGAAGCTGGATAATCCTTATAGTCTCAATACGGTGCAGATCTGTCCAGTCGGCGCGCTGACCTCAAAAGATTTTCGGTTCAGCTGGCGTGTTTGGTTTTTGAAATCGGCCCATTCGATATGCACCGGCTGCAGCCGGGGATGCAATATCATTATTGATCACGCCGATAATCACGCCTATCGGTACCAGGCGCGATGCAATCCCCAAGTTAACGGCTACTGGCTCTGTGATGACGGCCGCCTCTCTTATAAAATGATCAATGATCACCGGCTTCATGTTCTGACCGAGCCTTCAGGGAATTCCCGGGATACATTCCCGCGGTTTGAGGAGGCTCTTTCCGGAATCGGCCGGCAGATTGAGGGGGCGTCATCGGTCACCGCACTCATGAGCCCGGATCTCTCGAACGAAGATCTCTATGCGGCAAGCCGGTTTGCCAAAGAAATCGCCGGATCACAAAGGATGGCCGCTGGGAGCCTGAAACCTGACGGGGTAGAAGATGAACTCCTCCGAAAGGCGGATGCGCACCCCAACACCAGCGGATGCAAAACATTAAATCTGTGGGGTGATCTAAAACCAGCGATCGATGCGGGGGGTGATCTGCTCCTCGTTTTTGGGAGCGATCTCCTCCAATATGACAACGCCCTGCTGAAAAAAATCCGGAGCAGCTTCAAGAGCATTATCATTTTCGCGTCGCATGAGATGAAGGGTTTTGAAACTGGAGCATGGCTCATTCCTATCGCCTGTCATGCGGAGATGGACGGATCTTTCACCAACTTCGAGGGGAGGGTGCAGAAATTCGATGCGGCGATTCGACGGCGCGGCGACACACTTCCGCTCTGGCGGATTTTAGGGAAGATCGGCCGGGCGATGCAGCGGGAATGGGGGTGGAGTGATCTTGCCGGTTTGAGGCGGGATCTGACAGATGAGTTTCCGCAATGGAAGGAAGCTCTCATAGAGGCAACGCCGTCAAACAAGACCGGGGTTCCCTTGAAAATGACCGGAACAAAGGAAGCGGGGGAGGAGTAAGGAACGGTGCCTGACGGACTCGTCACCTTGATCAAGGCCTGTTGCGTTCTGGCATTCCAGATGATCTTGGTCGTGGTGCTCATTTGGTTTGAGCGCAAGGGAGCGGCTTATATCCAGGATCGCACCGGGCCGAACCGCGCGGAGATATTCGGAATCCGCCTCGCCGGCCTGGTTCATCCGGTGGCGGATGTTCTCAAGCTCGTTTTTAAGGAGGAGATCACACCGCCCCATGTCAGAAAGTTCTATTTCCGGCTGGCTCCCATTGTCAGCCTCATGGTCGCTCTTCTGCCCCTGGCGGTCATTCCATTCGCCGATATTCTTCCGGGTGACGGCGGGGGTTTTTCATTTCAAACCCTTAATCTCAATGTTGGAATTTTGTACATCTTGGCTGTCAGCTCTTTTGGGGTTTTCGGGATCATATTCGCTGGATGGGGTTCCAATAATAAGTACAGCATGCTCGGCGGCATGCGGGCGTCGGCCCAGATGATCTCCTACGAGCTGGCCATGGGATTATCGATCGTTGGGGTGCTCATGGTCTACGGGACTTTGGAACTCAATGAGATGGTGCGCTATCAAGGGGGTCTTCTCTGGGGATTCCTTCCCCGCTGGGGCATTTTTGTACAACCTATTGCCGCGATCCTTTTTATGACAGCGGCTTTTGCCGAAAGTAACCGTAATCCGTTTGATCTGCCCGAGGGGGAATCCGAAATCGTTGGATTCCATGTAGAGTATTCCAGTATGAAATTCGCCTGCTTTTTTGTCGGTGAATATGGACACATCGTTGTGGTGTCTTCGATCTTCACGGCGCTCTTCCTCGGTGGCTGGCAGATCCCCTGGCTGCCCACCCCGGTTTTGAGGGAAAACGCCGGTTTTGCCACGGCGGCGCTCCTGCTGTTCGGTGTCGTCGGAGGAGTAGTTTTTGCCGGGCTCTTCGGTAAATGGCGCGGACGCTTGCATGAGTTGTATACCGACAGGAGAAAAAATGAGGGGCAGGTCTGGATGATTTGCGCCGCTGCGATCGCGGTCATCTGCGCTGTCATCCTTCTCGCCGGCTTCTGGCGGGGACTCTCCCCACAGGGAAGTCTCATAACGGCGGCGGTTGTTCAGATCATCTGTTTTATGGCCAAAGTGGTGCTCGTTTCATTCTTCTTTATCTGGGTGAGGTGGACGCTGCCCCGATTCCGCTACGACCAGCTCATGAGTCTGGGCTGGAAGAATCTTGTCCCATTGGCCATTTTTAATATCCTCATCACCGGTTTTATCCTTCTGGGTGTGGGATGATAATCCGGTGGGGGAGAGGTCGCGGATAGGAGTGGGAAGGAAATGATC
The Candidatus Eisenbacteria bacterium genome window above contains:
- a CDS encoding (2Fe-2S)-binding protein, which encodes MGSVTIEIDGRQVTVEEGLNVIQAAQFLDIQIPHFCYHEGLGVDGNCRMCLVEVEGMPKLQPACNLFVKEGLKVRTRTPQVMEHRRLVLECLFLNHPIDCSICDQSGECYLQDYYLDHGNYRSRYDLPKRLKRKRVDAGPHVILDAERCVLCARCVRFCDNITKTGELRIVNRGDRSEITLFPGKKLDNPYSLNTVQICPVGALTSKDFRFSWRVWFLKSAHSICTGCSRGCNIIIDHADNHAYRYQARCNPQVNGYWLCDDGRLSYKMINDHRLHVLTEPSGNSRDTFPRFEEALSGIGRQIEGASSVTALMSPDLSNEDLYAASRFAKEIAGSQRMAAGSLKPDGVEDELLRKADAHPNTSGCKTLNLWGDLKPAIDAGGDLLLVFGSDLLQYDNALLKKIRSSFKSIIIFASHEMKGFETGAWLIPIACHAEMDGSFTNFEGRVQKFDAAIRRRGDTLPLWRILGKIGRAMQREWGWSDLAGLRRDLTDEFPQWKEALIEATPSNKTGVPLKMTGTKEAGEE
- a CDS encoding NADH-quinone oxidoreductase subunit H, coding for MPDGLVTLIKACCVLAFQMILVVVLIWFERKGAAYIQDRTGPNRAEIFGIRLAGLVHPVADVLKLVFKEEITPPHVRKFYFRLAPIVSLMVALLPLAVIPFADILPGDGGGFSFQTLNLNVGILYILAVSSFGVFGIIFAGWGSNNKYSMLGGMRASAQMISYELAMGLSIVGVLMVYGTLELNEMVRYQGGLLWGFLPRWGIFVQPIAAILFMTAAFAESNRNPFDLPEGESEIVGFHVEYSSMKFACFFVGEYGHIVVVSSIFTALFLGGWQIPWLPTPVLRENAGFATAALLLFGVVGGVVFAGLFGKWRGRLHELYTDRRKNEGQVWMICAAAIAVICAVILLAGFWRGLSPQGSLITAAVVQIICFMAKVVLVSFFFIWVRWTLPRFRYDQLMSLGWKNLVPLAIFNILITGFILLGVG